GGGAAATTTTATGAGCTTTGTGattgttttgattaaaaaatgaaaaaataaaagcaaatttatattatttaatatttatcaaagtaatagttttattataattaccactTGCGattaatattatacattaattacgtgggtcGACTTGAGTATGTATAATTTgggaaaaattacatgaattaatacatttttaaaaataattactgattttagcgatactttttgtttattaccatttatagcaatactgtgataaatctgtaatatgtattaaaagtgaattatgtatgcaatatatttgaattataattgtttttgaaatatattatgtttatttggtaaaaaattgtcacattgtattataagtgtattaaaatgtgtgataagtgtattattcatcattaaaacttgtattatatttgaataataaatttatctctgtaatatgtattaaacttgtattataaatgaattaaaagtggttaagtgaaaagaaaatgttattgctataaatggtaaatattttttattatagtatatttatgtaagtttccctataATTTGTCACGTTTCTATAAGtataatttgtcaaaatatacaaatacatatgtattaatatacaattatctaccTGATATACATATATCATTCACCTCTCTCCTACTCTCTgctctctctctcgcctctctcctctctcctccttctcccaatctcatttgtcatatatataaatgcatatgtacaatatacaattatatatatacacaattcaTCTCTCTCCAACTCTTTGCCCTCTCTCTCgcttctctcctccctctctcaatctcgcttgtcatatatacaaatacgtatgtataatatacaattatctaaccgatatacatatacaatttacctctctcccactcttttcccctctctctcgcctctctcctctctctcccagtctcgctcgcctctctcctccatataacatatagctatggagagtaattagactatttttaagtggttatatgtgaaagttcacCCTAAAAAATTGGTGTGTATGAATGTATATTTTGATACTGTATACATTATGTCTATATATGGATGTATCAATACGTATTTGATACTAGGtatattgatgaaattgatACCAGATATATAGGATGAAGTGGAAATCAAACACTTCGGATGCAATTTATTTTAGAACATATGCATAAAATTGGTATTGGAAACATTGAATACATAAAATTGGTGAACTCAGATACATTCTTAAATATAAATCGAACAAGAGAGTACGTATATTATggataaatataaattacatttaaatatcgtatatctaaaacaaattacacctaatttgACATTCATATATTTGAAATACATGTATCTTATTCTATTATATACATGTATCAATACCCATAGTTTTCtaatgaaaaatgtaattagaagaatgaagaaatAGTTATGCAAGTTTGTACAATTTATCCAAAAAGGAATACATATCAATAATAAggatttgaataaataaataaattatctagtaaaaaacaaaatagaacAATTTTGAGCATAGGAACAATTTagtccttttatttttcaaaaatttgtgcTTGTGTGCTCCCTCATGTAATGTTTATTCGAAAAGcatcttattctttttttgcTCTTGTAGCTTTTAGACTATTTactatattcgaaaaatgaatAGAATCCAaatcatttttactttttcattgtttattctaaactagaaaaaaattaaaacaaagattAGATTTTGAAGACAcaataaaaaggaaagagtTAAAAAAGATTCTTGCATTGACTTGTAAGTACTAGTTCCAATTGTATATTTTAAGCATTTCCGTGAGACTTCTTTTTTGTGGTTTCCGGGCATGGTGTTCAGTATTCTTATTAGAACcgaattaaatatgaattcgTACTAAAGCATGACGTTAAGAGTAAAGCACTTCCTAACATGAACTTAATATGAATTTGTACTGGAGAAGCGTGACAATATTCTCACGACAGTAATAGTAAATCACTTTCTAACAAAGACGAATCTGTATCCAGGACTTAAAAGTTTTACCTCCATtcactatttttaatttaaccaGTTTGGCAGATAATAATCATACTAGctcttatattctattttttcataCATCATGAAAAATCATGTATTGTAGACCAGAAACTTATGCATAACCTTCTTTATATACTAGCAAACTGGACTTACAAGCTACAACCACACAATGTTTTGATACAAACAGCTTCTTCCCTATATCTACAAACTAGACTTACAAGATACAACAACCACACATGTTTAGATAGATACATCACATTACAAAGCCTATGCATCCTCAGTATCACTGATAGTTGGACGAGTATCGATGTAGAATTCAGTGTCAACTCCGTCAACGATCCTACCCCTGTCAACAAACAACCAGAAGAGCACGGAATGTTATATGGAAGAGCATGGAGTATTATATGGAAGAGATTCAAAACAGAAAGATGTGTTCATGTATATATGTCGAATGTGAaatcaacaagaaaaaagatGCACCTTTCGAGAACAAACTTCTTTTCTTTATACTTCTGGCTTTCCTCGTGTGCAGCCTCCTGCATGATAGAAACGTGAAGTGCTAGTTGTTAACAAAGTTTCCGGTGTAGGTACATCATGCATGTGCAATTGGTAACATATTTATGGCGAGAGGAGCAActattttcctcttctttttgtCTGTGCGTTTGTTTTGGTGTCTATTTCTACATGCACGAGAAATAGAGAGAGAGGAGAACGAAAGGGAATACATATTTCCAGCCAACAATTTGCCCGCAACAGCAACAAAATATATCTGCTACTGTGTGCATCCCAGAAAGCATCGCTCTCTCCTCCTGAGGTCCAACAGTTACGTTCACCCTGAATCACAAAATCAGGCGGAGCAGTTAGACCTCTGCATATATATCAAAGGGTGCACAATTGAGAAGTGTTGGGAAGGCAGAGAAAATGATATCTATTGCACTGCCAAGGCTTCTATGATCATCGACCAGAGAAAGAGAAATGAAGCAGTAATCTTTAGTCCTTACAAACTTGATATATTTTGTCCTTACAAAAGAAATccactttttctttcattttctgaTCATGTTTTTGATTATTCATTGTCGTGGATCCTTCTCTTTCACTACATCAAAGTGGATTGCCTCATGAAATAGCAATAGAACTTTACCATACATTTGTAATTCGTGGTCTAATTAGACAACATCTTGCATAGAAAATCAGAGTCGGTAAGAGTAAAATTCGAGAAAAAATGTGCATATCTGGTAATCCCTTTAATATCCAAGTTGGAATCGGAACTTCctatttgtgagaaagaaaaaagggaGGTTTGTCTAAAATCTTTCTTATTAGTGATACCTCTTGGGAACCCAAATCTACAAGATAGGACGGATAAGAGAAAATATACATGTTACGCTACTAGAAAAAGCAAACACTAATTTCTATTCAAATACATCTTCAGCTCAACAGCCATGTTCAATGCACATCAAGTTGCTGATGTTTAGTGCATTCAAGTGGTACGGTTAAGTCGGATGCTGTTGCTCTAGCGTTTAATTGTTCAGTAACGTAAAATTAATATATGGGTGCAATACTGAAATTGGGAACTCTTTTGGATTCACTAATAAGTCGGGTCATTGCTAGAGTCAGTCTTTTCTTCTACATATAACATCTGTCTAGAGGTTAAAGTTATAGTATTACAGTTCATACAATGTGAATTCCTCAATCCATTACAATTTAGAAAGCATGAAGATGGATGTGAAATGCATATGATTCGCAGACACGTCGACATggtaaaattttgagaatttgatACAAGGGATGAAGGACAGATCAATTCCATACACTGACAATCATGAATCTATCATACAGAGAAAAGACGGCATATAAAACATAAAGTTAATATAACATATATCTTTTTCTTCTgtcaaaaaatttaacaatcactctgtcccaatttatgtaACTACATCTAATAAATCTCAATCTCTTCCCGATACCATAACTAGTAATATAGGATAcaaaaagaatgtcacagaCATCAATTTTAAATGAATGCATGACTATCAACGAAGTCAATTCAAGTGTGAAACAAGCAGATTAAGTCATAAAACAAAAGTAGTTACTCAATGTGTAGTTGAGAAATTAATAGGCACTCACACTTTATTGAACAAGTAGGCTTTTCCTCTGCGGCAATGAAATCCCTGACCATGAAACCAACTGTTAATAAACCAGAAACCAAGCAAGCCAAAAGTGCAATACAACGAATAAGAAATCGCGACAGAAAATTTACATAATGATAAAGATTGATTAAAAGCTGAATCACTCTCCAAGCCTGATCTTTGTGAATTTGGTAATTAAACTTAATGTTTTTACGTTGTGTTATTCGAGTTTATTAACACTTGCATGAaaatggcatgtcatcatttaTATCTATTCAAGAGAAAAACTTAAGTTTAATTGCTTTTAGGGATAGACACTTATATTTGACAGAAGGATAATCAATAATTAcattcaaaatatagaaattaacTAATGCTAAATCTTAAATCTGTTTACAAGATCCGTTCTCATTGATCATCCACACAAAAATGTACTTTATACTGTCATTTAAAACAGCAATATACCTAGTATAATTTCACAAGTGGAGTCTGCGAAGGATATAATGTacacagaccttacccctatCTTTGTGGGGTAGAGACTAGAGGGAGAGATTGTTTCCTATAGACCCTCGACTAAAAGAAAGGTTTCGAAGTAGGGGTGAGGACATACaatgttatgttatattatacATTCTCTATAACAACATTTTGCTATGCAACCAAAAAATATCAGGACAAATGTTGTTGTTATAAAGAGATTTGATTGTATTATCACATAGAAGAGCATGAGAGCAAGCAAAGGTattcaaaacataacaaaagcCAGAATAGTAAACCAAATGAGATATCGGTTACAAAATTCATGCAAATTGTACATTATCCATTTTCAACGCTTCACTTATAACACAAACGCTTCCATATATATCACAAACTACATCCATTTGGTAAGAAGTTAATAGCATGAGAGCAAACAAAGGTATtcaaaacataaccaaagcCAGAATAATAAACCAAATGGGATATCGGTTACAAAATTCATGCAAATTGTACATAATCCATTTTCAACACTTCAATTATAACATACACGCTTCCATATATATCACAAAATACATCCATCTCGAAAGATGTTAAAAACTTTTCGTCAACTTCTAAAAATTAAGCCAGGTGACATGTAGTATAAATTGGTAAAGATCTCATACATAATGATAGAAACCAAATCACTTCCGACTTGAAGGCTAAGCATGATACCATACCTAGTCTTCCAATTATCAAGTTAAATCACTTCCGTCACAGCCCAGAACGAAACAAACAAATAGAGCAAAAAGCATAACAACTCTCTACACATGCTtccatatattatttaaaaaagaacacTTTTTTTCCAGAGTTGAACTCTGAAAAGCATGTTTGGGCATAAAAttcactttgaaaaaaaaaagaatccacttttttttttcaaatttcactaTGAAACAATGGCTAAACGCCTACGTACTACATGACTTGACATACACGTACCCAAAAAAACTAGCACAAGCAAATGATCATGCAAgaacatttctttttttttctagttgaaTAGCCCTGTTTTCTCCTTTGGTTGTACTTTTGGAGGATGTGTAGAAACAACCACATCTAATTAtgcaaaaacaagaaaataccATCTAATTATTCtttcacaaaacaaaaaaaaaaaccatctaatcatgcaaaaacaagaaaataccATCTAAGCATCCTttctcaaaacaaaataatacacCATCTAATATGCaaaaacaagtaaataaaaGCTAATTACTCAAAGAAACAACAGGCCCAAAAAGGCCAAAACCAAATGAAAAGCTCTACATAACAAAgataagatttttatttataaaaacttaGCTAAAAAGGGAAATTGAAGAAATTGTTACCCTAGAAACAAGGTCATCAGCAAGAGCAAGGTGGGTTTGGCAGAATTTGCACTTGTAAATCCTGCCTTCAAGATCTACAACAAATATCCTTCCCATTTTTCAATGGAAAATCAACAAAACCCACAAAAcaagaattgattttttttggtcAGTTTTGATAGTGAGCTACTGAGCTGCGGGAGTACTCTTTGGGGTTTTAAGTTTATGTGGGGTTCAAGTTTTTAAGCAcaaaaaacttaaaaagaaagactatttaaattgatttattttacgtgtttttaaattaaataattttgaaatagttATTGTAATATTTCGATAAAactaaaaagtattttcaagTATTAAGATAATAATTTCTTGACTTATATGTCATGAGTTCATCAAAGGAACTCttaataaaacattttaattttatacatacGATCTctcaaaaaattgattaaacaaACTATAAATTAGATAGGGTGTTTAGTAAATGGTCAATTAATAAATACTGAATTTTAATTCTTAGAATGAATATTCTCATGGAAAATTTTATggagtaattattttttaaagaagaagTATATTACTTAAGAATCTATaatcatgaataaataattcaaaaaatcataaaatggtTATAAATGTGATGAATTAGAAAATAGGTTGTCCTATGAAACTAAgctcatgattttttttttcaaaaataatcttGCAAGATGAACCCTAATCTCAACATTTCTTGAAGTTTTTGAACTTAGAAATATAGAAGTGATGGGTTTACtgttaaaaaattgatttcctAGACTTTTAAGGCCATTCAGATTTTAAGGATAAAAATAGctttaaaaagattaaaattggTGAAATTTGATCGTTGAACGTCATAACGTCATATAGATGACACACCGTCCCTTAAATGCAAAATTACCCAAAATTTGATCCTTCTGCCTCACTGTGATAGCCAGCTGTGATGAGCCCATCACAGGTCTGGTGGGATATATATCACACAATGACAACTTGCAGCGTCTCTGATAAAACGGTCATAATTATTTTCTCTAAAGATTAATGCAAATTAAACGACATTAAAGAAGATACTCATATcactttaatttgataggtcatgAATCACCTAAATCTTTACATGTTGAGAAATATAATCGTTTAAAGTTGACCTTTGTATGAACTCATGCAAAAATTTAACCGATTGCTTTGAGCTGAACTTGGTGTTAGAGGTTCCTTATGACTCTAATTCACATCTAATACACTTACTAATTACTATACTTGGTAAAGAACCTTAACATATATATACTGAGGATAATTCGAACATTTGCTTAGAAGTTGCGGAACATTACAATTATAAATCTATAAATGTAAGAAATCGAATATTGTTCATtgatctttattttaattttttaaatgtttctcATAACACATAATTATTCCCTTTAACTTTGTCGCACCGATATATGTGTCCTTCAACGTGAATATGCATAAGTGGACACTTAagtttgtataaaattgaatacgTATACACATGTGTCCTACATGTCATGATAATACACATAAGATGCCACGTAGGACGCCACATAGCACACATAAGTCTAATTGTTCAAtattatacaagtttaagtatcAACTTCCTTCAAAGTTAGAACGCAAACATACCAACTGAAGTCAAGTCAAAAGACATATTTATCGATTATGCCTTAATCTTTTGACTCTAATTTCTTAGTCATGGATAGTTGATGGTCCTTTAACAAAAATATTCCCTTAAAAGTTGCATAGTGTGTAtacaaataagataaaatacataaaaatccCCCTAAACTTGGCAGCAAAACTTACTTTAGTATTTAAACTACATGAGTGTTTAAATACCTTATTAtcatcttcaaagtgattttttttcacTCTGAGACTGTAACTCCACTCTCACCCGCCACATCATAGTCACGTAAGCGCCACATAATAACCATGTAGGTATCACACcatttatttttagttctttcttacttattcagtattttttttatcaaacattttttaagattaattatatcaattaactaatttataAATGCATACCCCACTccctctctttcttcttccttgttGTTCACCATTTCAACCTTCAATActtattactttttttcttcttcttcactattcaacgatttttttaaataactagAATGAAAAAATTCACTATAATACTCACATTATCTTCTTCGAACCCACCCCACGAATTTATCCTCTtggaaaatgaattttttttaagcaAAGTTTTTCTTGACAACtcaaataagaaatgaaaattgcatatgaaagttgataaaaaaaaaaatagggaatgcacaagtaccccctcaacctatgcccgaaatctcagagacacacttatactatactaaggacCTATTACCCcccttaacttattttattaataattttctacccctttttggcttacgtggcactatcttgtgggcccaacgttggttaacttctttttttcaagctagtgccacgtaggccgaaaaggggtagaaaattacttataaaataagttcaggagggtaataggaccttcgtatagtataagtgtgtctttgagatttcgggcataggttgagggggtacttgtgcattgtcccaaaaaaatataaattctataagaaatatttgaatagATCAAGAAATCAAAATTGGTCACTAAAAGTTTCAGAAAGTTTACATTTACGAATCGACTCCAATAATATAGAGCAAAATCAACGTCAATAAAATGACTTTGGTATTAAATTTTACGGATTAATAAAGGACtagtaaaatgaaaataattttttttttttgaagttgggAGGGTGATGGAGGAGAAGGTGTTTCAATGGAGAAAAAGGTGTATTGAGGAAAAcaataaaaggaaaaggaaaaaaactagAGATATTAAAAGGGGGATCCACTAATTTTATATacctttaaataaaaaaatttacatatttttagagagttaatatatcaagaaaaactatttaaaatattaattatatattgaccaacaaaaaaggaaaatatgtaGGACTTTAAAAAgattcatcttcttttttttttatctttttcacaCGCTATAAGGAGAGTACACTTACTCATTCTGCCACATCATCCCTTAGTTGGTGTTTAAATCACTTGCAAAATGTTAAGGGGATATTTAAACGCCCGTATAATTTAAGGTTTAAAGTAGGTTTTgctgtcaatttttttttggggtggtgGGTGGTGGGGTGGTGGTGGGGGATTGTTATTTATTTCCCTATAAATAATAAGCATACAGAAACGtgcaattaatttgattttatttgacaCTTATATCCTCCAATTTGAGTTCTTAAAGGTACTTGAAGGTCGTTTGGTAGAACATGTAAGAATAATGTTAAATAGAGTGTATCAGTAATGTTTTTAGGAGAAAAGACATACAGACACCATCAAAGTTGTTCCgtatttgcataaagacaccttaacttttaaagtgtcctattaccccacataactaattaatttctttgtaaatgggccattttgacccattttctcGTCTATGTAGTGGCGCGTGTTGCTCAACTCCCTATTCAAcctgacccgacccgacccgacccattTTTTTAAAGAGAAGTCATCTTCtccatttcttttcttctctgttttgCTTGCACCTTCAAGAAATTTTCGTTAATTTTTCTTCATtcggatttttttttattcagctATGGAGTTAGGTgacaacaaaattttgaatgtaGGATTGCTATTAGTTGCAACCCTTTTGGTAGCAAAACTCAGACCTAAATAACTCATATGCTAACTTAGAACAAAACCCATGCGTAACACTTTCTTGCACATTGCAAGAAAAGTTAATGCAGATTCAATTGACAACAGTTCCTCCATTAACCATTTTCTTGTTCATCATGTTCCATTGACCAACTTGTGGCAGACAAGAGCTTCCATAGCTTGGAAGTGTTTACTTTGAATTTATTGAACAAGAAAATCACATTCTTCATTGATCCAGAAGTTTCTCGCCAATAGTGGTGTCTTATTTTCTTAGAGAAGATGATGAAGTGGTCAAACAAAGAGTATCAACACTGATTTTGCTATGGAAAAAactatgaaattgaaaaattagggctaacaataattattttgggtttaaatttggggaagatgacaaaaattgataaaataattaataataaagaataataatgaCACATGGCACCTTTAAACTGGTCCATGGCagtaaaaataatgcatgacgcGCCTCAAGTGCGTGGTAACAACTCACACTACGAAATGGGTCAAAATGGTCCatttacaaagaaattaaatagttcagtggggtaataggacactttaaaagttaaggtgtctttatgcaaatacGGAACAACTTTGATGGTGTCTGTATgtcttttctcatgtttttagcaatgcatgtattagttatgtgCGCATtaatcatacataaattattttaaagcaTTGTGTGGcttgatgcattaaaaataatatgtattgcattaaaaaaaattatttactaaGATACCCTCCACTTTAATGGTGAAAAAGATGGAAAAAGGTTTTGACGGCAATTGAGTCTTTTACCATGTTAATGCATTAAAACCATTGCATTGTTAATACCTAGAAATCCATGGTATTAGAAATGCATACCTTAATACACAATAGAGTGCATAACTAATGCAAACATTAGTTATACTAGGTTGAAAAAGAGTATCAAACAAGGTACTAGTAATACACAGGTTAatacatgcattattttttcctaatatATTCTACCAAACGACTCCGTAAATTATcataaagttgaacaaacagcccactttttttaaaagtatattttcataatattttaaatcaattataatttaaaaatatcatcataaatatcaataacacaaaattattttcgtaatatttatttaagtttaatttcaaataaaaatacaaataacgcaaataaaaatattaattcaattgtTACAAATATTAACTTACCATTTGGTATCAAATATCAATAAATCCATTTCGACTATATCATCTTATCAAATCTTTGTtgttacattattttttgtcaaacaacatttattttctcGAAGCGCTTAAATCTTAATTGCATTGAAATGCTTCTCATTTTCTAGAAGATTAAGTAAttggattattatttttttaaaaaaataatgattaattgacaaataaatatatgttaagTTTGAGGAACAATCAAATGGAATTTAAAATagattacattattttattttaattttttggtaatAAGAGCTACATTTTCTCAAAGCTCTTAATTTCATTGAAATGCTTCTCATTTTCtaataagattaattaattggattaatttttttaaaaaaaattaacaattaaatatattgaaagTTGGTGGATATGGAATTTAATATAGATTACATtatatcaaaaatttcaactttgTTATCGTTTTTTGTCTCTGATCATTAactcctttttttccttttcttttgggaaatctaattatattaattataaatagagtatatataacaaaataaaataaaaaagttgttCATTTTTCCCAATTGTTCTTGCTCTAATATTccatttttctctcttttatgatgaattaaagCTTTTCTTTTGATAATCATATGACCAATTTGGAGGCTCAACGTTTGTAAGTGTATGTGTGTGATATATCaccaattaattatttatagcTATTAAACCTTAGTGTTATTTTAtacttatatgaattatgattgatACTCTTGATAATTATCTTTGTTTGCctaattttgttttgatttttttgtatgtgaattttattttatttttttcagacTTGATCTAAGTCATTCTTGATTACATATCCAAAAGAGGTTTACATGAAACAACAATGTCATTCCACCGTGAAAATTTAGctaaacaaaatttttatgGTAAGTAAatctttttaatgaattttatcattaaaaacttatatatgtgtgtgttttAATAATGGTTGTATATtgttatacataaattatttgataattctTACGTATGGAACATTATAATTATAACCTATTTGGATTGGCCGAAAAAaggttttttctttaaaaataacttaaatgaCTTTcgagtaaaaaaaaagaaagaaaacatagGGAGAGTTTTATTTTTGTCGATCTTTCTTTTCGTTGTTGAATCTCTCTTTGATTAATCAATGTGTAAGATTCTGAATCCTCATTTACTAATGGAATCCAAATGATTAATCGCTTAGCCAAGACTATCTCGATCTTAGCCTTCTTTTCTATTTAGATTCCCTTTCGTAATTCCAGCCAGGAACTCAGGGTTTTTCTAAAACTTTTTATAGTCATttcaagttatttattttatataaatctaATCTAATTACATCTTATTcctatatcttttttttttcaaattacaaaaattcgtTAAATTTGACGAAATCTAGATACATCTCAATACATTACTTCCCAATTTCAGATATATCTCATAACGTTTCGATACATCGCATCTTGATTTAGTGTTAACTATCCTTTACAATTttgtaaaaagataaattttgtaGGATTAAAGTGATATGAAactttgatataataattttgatttttattaatttcatttcagCTGTCAATTCTTCTGAAGAAGCATTCTTGCACCCAAACGTTCCTATGCTCAACGTTGAATCTGTTGATAAGGTGTTACCCAAaaaacattttctatacttATTCATGTTTAACTAGATACGAAATATTATTTCCAAACTAATAAATATACTCGATTTGTAAAAATTTTCAGGTATCGTCAATACTGGAAGACGTACTCGTTGCTAGCAACGTTTATAAACATCAATCATCTGGTGATCATACGATGGAA
This portion of the Solanum pennellii chromosome 12, SPENNV200 genome encodes:
- the LOC107007316 gene encoding protein yippee-like At5g53940 yields the protein MGRIFVVDLEGRIYKCKFCQTHLALADDLVSRGFHCRRGKAYLFNKVVNVTVGPQEERAMLSGMHTVADIFCCCCGQIVGWKYEAAHEESQKYKEKKFVLERGRIVDGVDTEFYIDTRPTISDTEDA